In Mesoaciditoga lauensis cd-1655R = DSM 25116, the genomic stretch TGTAAAAAGTCAAGATGTTTTTGATCCACGAAGGCCAAAGTTTTTGATCCACTTCTCGACTAATTAATTTTGTTGCTTTGCTTTCTTCTAAAACTCTCACCGTTCATGTTCAACACAATGGCATTGTGAGTGATCCTATCGAGTAGAGCCATGGTTAGAGCTTTGTCATGGAATATCTTTATCCATTCTGAAAAGATGAGATTCGTCGTTATTATCGTGCTCTTCGTTTCGTATCTCATCGCTATGTATTCGAAAAGCAATTGAGCTCCTTCAACGTCAAATGAAATGTATCCCACTTCATCCAATATGACAAGGTCGTATTTCTCAAAGACTTTCGCGTATTTGACAAGTTGTTTTTCACTCTTCGCTTCTTTTAGTTCGTTGATCAATCTCGCTGCCGTTTTGAATGAGGTCGTGTATCCTTTTTCACACGCTTGTATTCCTATTGCCGTCGCAAGATGTGTTTTGCCAGTCCCTGAATTGCCTAACATTATTACGTTTCTATTTTCTCCAATGAATTCCAACGATTTGAGTTCTTCCAGTCTGTTTTGGGCATCTTGTGGCATTTCTTCTTTAACCAATTCTTCAAATCTTTTCATCGTCGGAAATCCAGCTCGCTTTATCCTTTTAACAATCGCGTTGTTTTCTCTCGATTCGACTTCTGATTCCAAGAGTTCAATCAGGTACGTTTTGCATTCTTTGGGCGTGGATAGCTTATCGTAGCTTTTGTATATACCTGGTGTCCTTAATCTTTTGCACAGTCGCTTTATTTTAGAGTCAATTTCTTTGTCAATTTCTTTGTCTTTTACTTTGTCTTGACTGTTCATTTTACTCTTCCTTTGACAAGGCTGTCGTACACGCTTGGTTCACCTATTTCTATTTTCAAGGATGCATATTCAAATTCTTCATCTTGGGGTGTGGGTTTTTGTTCAAGAACGTTTTTCAACGTGTCGTACGTTGGTATTATCCCGTAACTGAAGAGTTCATCTATCGCTTTGATTATCTTTTCTTCTTCGTACTTTTTGAGCAAGAATAACATCTCAATGAATTCACGCGTATTCTT encodes the following:
- the istB gene encoding IS21-like element helper ATPase IstB → MNSQDKVKDKEIDKEIDSKIKRLCKRLRTPGIYKSYDKLSTPKECKTYLIELLESEVESRENNAIVKRIKRAGFPTMKRFEELVKEEMPQDAQNRLEELKSLEFIGENRNVIMLGNSGTGKTHLATAIGIQACEKGYTTSFKTAARLINELKEAKSEKQLVKYAKVFEKYDLVILDEVGYISFDVEGAQLLFEYIAMRYETKSTIITTNLIFSEWIKIFHDKALTMALLDRITHNAIVLNMNGESFRRKQSNKIN